In the genome of Qipengyuania seohaensis, one region contains:
- a CDS encoding class I SAM-dependent methyltransferase, producing the protein MMRILLAAAAAATTLAIAAPAIAHNHGKAGHEGHHGQHDMAEHVKDTATFMKHHGEALSGAIQHPTRAEDSQRDVFRHPAETLAFFHVGPHMKVGEYAPGGGWYSRLLGHYLGGEGELVGLYANPLNATSDAERQDRIRAAAAGFGEEVAGYTGLAADNFSGMTLETIPDDQKGTFDRILVIRSLHGITRAGIADTEIRAMRELLKDDGYLGVVQHRAKADAPWSYANGTKGYLRQQDVVDFMRLNGFDLVASSEINANPNDTADHDGGVWEMPPVQSTKRADLADKGESDRMTLLFKKRP; encoded by the coding sequence ATGATGCGTATACTGCTTGCCGCCGCTGCCGCCGCGACCACTCTGGCGATCGCAGCGCCCGCCATTGCCCATAACCACGGCAAGGCAGGGCACGAAGGCCATCACGGCCAGCACGACATGGCCGAGCATGTGAAGGACACCGCGACCTTCATGAAGCATCATGGAGAGGCATTGTCGGGTGCCATCCAGCACCCCACCCGCGCCGAGGACAGCCAGCGCGACGTATTCCGCCACCCGGCCGAAACGCTCGCCTTCTTCCACGTCGGTCCGCATATGAAGGTGGGCGAATACGCCCCCGGCGGCGGCTGGTATTCGCGCCTGCTCGGCCACTATCTCGGCGGCGAGGGCGAACTGGTCGGCCTCTATGCCAACCCGCTCAACGCCACCAGCGACGCGGAGCGGCAGGACCGCATCCGTGCGGCAGCTGCCGGCTTCGGCGAGGAAGTGGCGGGCTATACCGGGCTCGCCGCAGACAACTTCTCGGGTATGACGCTGGAAACTATCCCTGATGATCAGAAGGGAACTTTCGACCGTATTCTCGTCATTCGCAGCCTGCACGGCATCACCCGCGCCGGCATTGCCGATACCGAGATCCGCGCCATGCGCGAACTGCTCAAGGACGACGGCTATCTCGGCGTGGTCCAGCACCGCGCGAAAGCCGATGCGCCGTGGTCCTATGCCAATGGCACCAAGGGGTACCTCCGCCAGCAGGACGTCGTCGATTTCATGCGCCTCAACGGCTTCGATCTCGTGGCTTCGAGCGAAATCAACGCCAACCCCAACGATACCGCCGACCATGATGGCGGCGTGTGGGAAATGCCCCCGGTCCAGAGCACCAAGCGCGCCGATCTCGCCGACAAGGGCGAGAGCGATCGCATGACGCTCCTGTTCAAGAAGCGTCCCTGA
- a CDS encoding Mrp/NBP35 family ATP-binding protein produces the protein MATSDLTDNLPPEFADRVSGATLKEGRATLVLDASGLGEEERAALERDITQRLTEREDVNEVRVVMTAQRSGPLLIAVGSGKGGVGKSTLTANLAIALARRGKKVGLVDADIYGPSQQVILGTADAKPEARDNKLVPVESRFEIPMLSMGHLVQPGRAIAWRGPMVGNALSQMIDAHWGDREVILIDLPPGTGDVQLTMLQKYKPAGAVLISTPQDLALIDAARAGQLFEAAGVPVIGLVENMAGYACPHCGEVSDPFGAGGVEAAAERLELPFLGRIPLDLAIRQGSDAGDPPAAGDTEMAAPFNAIADRLAEWISARS, from the coding sequence ATGGCGACGAGCGATTTAACCGACAATCTTCCCCCCGAATTTGCCGACCGCGTGAGCGGTGCGACACTGAAGGAAGGGCGCGCGACACTGGTGCTTGATGCCTCAGGGCTGGGCGAGGAAGAGCGCGCCGCGCTGGAGCGCGACATCACCCAGCGCCTGACCGAGCGTGAAGACGTGAACGAGGTGCGCGTCGTCATGACGGCACAGCGCAGCGGTCCGCTCTTGATCGCGGTTGGATCCGGCAAGGGCGGCGTCGGCAAGTCGACGCTGACGGCGAACCTCGCCATTGCGCTGGCCCGCCGCGGCAAGAAAGTCGGGCTGGTCGACGCCGACATCTACGGCCCTTCGCAGCAGGTAATCTTGGGGACCGCCGACGCGAAACCGGAAGCGCGCGACAACAAGCTGGTGCCGGTGGAAAGCCGGTTCGAAATCCCGATGCTTTCCATGGGGCATCTCGTGCAGCCGGGACGAGCAATCGCATGGCGCGGGCCGATGGTCGGCAATGCGCTGTCGCAGATGATCGACGCGCATTGGGGCGACCGTGAAGTCATCCTGATCGACCTGCCGCCTGGCACGGGTGACGTCCAGCTGACCATGCTCCAGAAATACAAGCCTGCAGGCGCTGTGCTGATCTCCACCCCGCAGGATCTCGCCCTGATCGATGCCGCGCGCGCAGGTCAGCTGTTCGAGGCGGCTGGCGTGCCGGTGATCGGGCTGGTGGAAAACATGGCTGGATATGCCTGCCCCCACTGCGGCGAGGTATCCGATCCGTTCGGCGCAGGCGGCGTGGAAGCTGCTGCCGAGCGACTTGAGCTACCGTTCCTCGGGCGCATCCCACTCGACCTTGCGATCAGGCAGGGGAGCGACGCCGGTGACCCTCCTGCAGCCGGCGACACGGAAATGGCAGCGCCCTTCAATGCAATCGCTGACAGGTTGGCCGAATGGATTTCCGCGAGAAGCTGA
- the aguB gene encoding N-carbamoylputrescine amidase gives MRQLTVAVIQLALARKAERENVAAVAALVEEAASKGAQVILPPELFAGEYFCREEDEALFARARPTAEHASVLAMQELAAKLKVAIPTSYFERDGHHYYNTLAMIGPDGGIMGTYRKSHIPDGPGYEEKYYFRPGNDGFKVWDVPCTGGTARIGVGICWDQWYPECARVMALKGAEVLLYPTAIGSEPYDADLDTSRMWRRAMIGHAVSNCMPVAAANRIGHEGPDNRRQSFYGHSFISDEWGDLLEQYGRDEDGVLVATLDLDQAATHRAGMGFFRDRRPQLYSRICEDI, from the coding sequence ATGCGACAGCTGACCGTCGCCGTCATCCAGCTTGCCCTCGCCCGCAAGGCCGAGAGGGAGAACGTGGCCGCCGTGGCCGCGCTCGTGGAGGAGGCGGCAAGCAAGGGCGCGCAGGTGATCCTGCCGCCCGAGCTGTTTGCCGGCGAGTACTTCTGCCGTGAAGAGGACGAAGCGCTGTTCGCCCGCGCGCGCCCGACGGCGGAGCATGCCTCCGTCCTTGCTATGCAGGAGCTGGCGGCGAAGCTGAAGGTGGCGATCCCGACCAGCTATTTCGAGCGTGACGGGCATCACTACTACAACACGCTGGCGATGATCGGGCCCGATGGCGGTATCATGGGGACCTATCGCAAGAGCCATATCCCCGATGGCCCGGGCTATGAGGAAAAGTACTATTTCCGGCCCGGGAACGACGGGTTCAAGGTCTGGGACGTGCCTTGCACTGGCGGCACTGCCCGGATCGGCGTCGGCATTTGCTGGGACCAATGGTACCCGGAATGCGCCCGCGTCATGGCGCTGAAGGGGGCCGAAGTCCTGCTCTATCCCACGGCAATCGGGTCCGAGCCATACGATGCCGATCTCGACACCAGCCGGATGTGGCGGCGGGCGATGATCGGTCATGCGGTCTCGAATTGCATGCCGGTCGCGGCAGCCAATCGGATCGGCCACGAAGGGCCCGACAATCGCCGGCAAAGCTTCTACGGCCACAGCTTCATCAGCGACGAGTGGGGCGACCTCCTCGAGCAGTACGGCCGCGACGAGGACGGGGTACTGGTCGCGACGCTCGATCTCGATCAGGCGGCAACGCACCGCGCCGGAATGGGCTTCTTCCGGGATCGCAGGCCGCAACTCTATTCCCGGATTTGCGAGGACATCTGA
- a CDS encoding DUF1674 domain-containing protein, whose protein sequence is MTKRATKRPEKFEKPEHWSSEPPPKPQKGEVEEDLSPTRYGDWVKDGIAIDF, encoded by the coding sequence ATGACCAAACGCGCGACCAAGCGGCCCGAGAAATTCGAGAAGCCCGAACACTGGAGCAGCGAACCGCCGCCCAAGCCCCAGAAAGGTGAGGTCGAAGAAGACCTCAGCCCGACGCGCTATGGCGACTGGGTCAAGGACGGCATCGCGATAGATTTCTGA
- the folK gene encoding 2-amino-4-hydroxy-6-hydroxymethyldihydropteridine diphosphokinase, which produces MQFSEPKDASDGAEHRYLIALGSNMRVPGIGGPRAVLTQVRSVFEARGLGVESLSPIMRSRPIGPSEREYANAAAIILAQAAPRQMLLLLQEIEADFGRRRTGAPWRRRQLDLDIVLWSGGTWSSPDLTIPHALFRERDFVLQPCAAIAPGWRDPVTGLTLRQLAARAP; this is translated from the coding sequence ATGCAATTTTCTGAACCCAAAGATGCGAGCGATGGGGCCGAACACCGCTACCTTATCGCGCTTGGTTCCAACATGCGTGTGCCCGGTATCGGAGGACCGCGGGCTGTTCTGACGCAGGTTCGGTCCGTTTTCGAAGCACGCGGCCTTGGTGTCGAAAGCTTATCGCCGATCATGCGCAGCCGGCCCATAGGCCCCTCCGAGCGCGAATATGCAAATGCCGCAGCCATCATCCTTGCGCAGGCAGCACCGCGGCAGATGCTCCTCCTGCTCCAGGAAATAGAAGCGGATTTCGGTCGCCGACGCACCGGTGCCCCTTGGCGTCGCAGGCAACTGGACCTCGACATCGTTCTGTGGAGCGGCGGTACATGGTCCTCGCCCGATCTCACCATTCCCCATGCGCTGTTTCGCGAGCGCGACTTCGTCCTGCAGCCTTGCGCGGCGATTGCGCCCGGCTGGCGCGACCCGGTTACCGGTCTGACCCTGCGCCAGCTTGCCGCGCGCGCGCCTTGA
- a CDS encoding LbetaH domain-containing protein has translation MEPLDARSARSRDGGPSFSLGSRVLRAFWSASWLLLARWTPPPFHGWRVLVLKCFGAKLGPNCRVHASANIWWPGNLSCGSGVLIGPGAIIYNQGQVTIGDRAVISQRAHLCASTHDIEDPHFQLVLAPIDIGPSCWVAAEAFVGPKVSMAAGSVLAARGALFADTEEWTVYSGNPAAAFKARARQAGAGSDR, from the coding sequence TTGGAACCCCTCGACGCGCGATCTGCCCGGAGCCGTGACGGAGGACCCTCGTTCTCTCTCGGCTCGCGCGTGCTGCGCGCGTTCTGGTCGGCAAGCTGGCTGCTGCTTGCGCGTTGGACTCCGCCGCCCTTCCATGGCTGGCGGGTATTGGTGCTGAAGTGTTTCGGTGCAAAGCTGGGGCCGAACTGCCGTGTTCATGCCAGCGCCAATATCTGGTGGCCCGGAAACCTCAGTTGCGGTTCAGGGGTCCTGATCGGCCCTGGGGCGATAATCTACAATCAGGGGCAAGTAACGATTGGCGATAGGGCGGTAATCTCGCAGCGGGCGCATCTTTGTGCGAGCACGCATGATATTGAAGACCCGCATTTCCAGCTGGTCCTGGCTCCTATCGACATCGGGCCTTCTTGCTGGGTCGCCGCCGAAGCGTTCGTTGGCCCCAAGGTCTCCATGGCTGCGGGATCCGTGCTCGCAGCCAGGGGCGCTTTGTTTGCCGACACCGAGGAATGGACCGTCTATTCGGGCAATCCGGCTGCTGCGTTCAAGGCGCGCGCGCGGCAAGCTGGCGCAGGGTCAGACCGGTAA
- a CDS encoding xanthine dehydrogenase family protein molybdopterin-binding subunit, producing MDFREKLTLATDRVKLPDVSRRQLLVGGAAAGGLLLAWTLWPRDYATTLVPGPNEADFGGWLTIGRDGVVTVAIPQLEMGQGITTLLAQVAAVELGADWRQVGAEPVMPSGLFPNLPLAADWAPFWANFPSLADSPEDWLVDRFATAQAFNATVAGTSLAAYEMPLRVAAASARDMLVRAAAERWDVVPEECEVADGFVRHPTGGELRFGDLVDEARELDPPDPAPLRPQAAFELPVFGEADAQTSFPRIDLPSKVDGSHLFAGDIRLPGMVFASIRHGPVGLPELYRFDADAVAGMRGLVGVVKSKRWLAAVAESWWIADQALSRMRAHFTGPGALEQAVLDTDLERASEQREELAERIMEVGDPDAMLENAPLVRRYEIAPAVHAPLETASATARFVDGRLELWMASQVPSLAREAAAKAIGISPEDVVLYPVAAGGSFDARLEKQHAIEIAQIAAEIGRPVQLTWSRVQDLQAVPPRAPATADMAAITGADGQPLAWRARITTPPFMREMGHRLFDNLVPEAARAESRGKADALAVAGAMPPYGISDVAVDHVPASIRLPVTRMRGGAEAMTAFFTECFIDELAAEAGRDPFLYRMALLGGAPRMAECLRRATRLGEWDGARSGSGQGVAMVRMGNDPQTAGHIACVAQAGMGAGGARVTRLSATVDIGRIVNLDIARQQIEGGLVFGLSLALGSSVRFENGHPVPRNMGALGLPRLADCPDIVVDFISSDAEPFDPGELGVAVAAPAIANALFAATGLRMRRLPLLSEGL from the coding sequence ATGGATTTCCGCGAGAAGCTGACCCTGGCCACGGACCGGGTGAAATTACCCGATGTCTCTCGCCGCCAGCTGCTGGTCGGAGGCGCGGCGGCGGGCGGCCTGTTGCTTGCCTGGACGCTGTGGCCGCGCGATTATGCGACGACGCTGGTTCCGGGCCCGAATGAGGCCGACTTCGGCGGCTGGCTGACCATCGGGCGCGACGGCGTGGTGACGGTCGCGATCCCGCAGCTGGAAATGGGCCAGGGCATCACGACGCTTCTGGCGCAGGTTGCAGCAGTAGAACTGGGCGCGGACTGGCGTCAGGTCGGAGCGGAGCCGGTCATGCCTTCGGGCCTCTTCCCGAACCTTCCGCTGGCAGCGGACTGGGCACCTTTTTGGGCGAATTTCCCGTCACTGGCCGATAGCCCCGAAGATTGGCTGGTCGATCGCTTCGCTACCGCACAAGCATTCAATGCAACGGTCGCGGGCACCAGCCTCGCCGCATATGAAATGCCGCTGCGGGTCGCTGCCGCCAGCGCGCGGGATATGCTGGTGCGCGCAGCTGCCGAGCGATGGGACGTCGTACCCGAAGAATGCGAGGTCGCGGACGGCTTCGTGCGTCATCCCACCGGGGGCGAGCTACGCTTCGGCGACCTGGTCGACGAGGCGCGCGAACTCGATCCGCCCGATCCTGCGCCGCTGCGCCCGCAAGCAGCGTTCGAGCTGCCGGTGTTCGGGGAAGCGGATGCGCAGACCAGCTTCCCGCGCATCGACCTGCCTTCCAAGGTCGACGGCAGCCATCTTTTTGCAGGAGATATCCGCCTGCCCGGCATGGTCTTCGCCTCCATACGGCACGGTCCGGTCGGCCTGCCCGAGCTCTACCGTTTCGACGCCGATGCGGTTGCCGGGATGCGCGGGCTAGTCGGGGTCGTCAAATCGAAGCGCTGGCTGGCTGCCGTGGCGGAGAGTTGGTGGATCGCGGACCAGGCACTTTCGCGTATGCGCGCGCATTTCACCGGTCCCGGCGCGCTCGAACAGGCGGTGCTCGACACCGACCTCGAACGCGCTTCGGAGCAGCGCGAGGAACTGGCGGAGCGGATCATGGAAGTCGGCGATCCCGACGCGATGCTCGAAAATGCGCCCCTCGTGCGGCGATACGAGATCGCCCCCGCAGTCCATGCCCCGCTCGAAACGGCGAGTGCGACTGCACGCTTTGTCGACGGGCGGCTCGAATTGTGGATGGCATCGCAGGTTCCCTCACTGGCCCGCGAGGCCGCGGCGAAGGCAATCGGGATATCTCCGGAGGATGTCGTGCTGTACCCGGTTGCTGCAGGGGGCAGTTTCGACGCGCGGCTGGAAAAACAGCACGCTATCGAAATCGCCCAGATCGCGGCGGAGATCGGGAGGCCCGTCCAGCTGACTTGGTCGAGGGTGCAAGACTTGCAGGCCGTGCCCCCGCGTGCTCCCGCGACGGCAGACATGGCCGCTATTACCGGCGCCGACGGCCAGCCGCTGGCTTGGCGCGCAAGGATCACGACGCCGCCCTTCATGCGCGAGATGGGGCACCGGCTGTTCGACAACCTCGTGCCCGAGGCGGCTCGTGCGGAAAGTCGGGGTAAGGCGGACGCGCTTGCCGTCGCAGGTGCAATGCCGCCCTACGGCATTTCGGACGTGGCGGTCGACCACGTCCCGGCCAGCATTCGCCTTCCCGTCACGCGTATGCGCGGCGGGGCGGAGGCTATGACGGCGTTCTTCACCGAGTGCTTTATCGACGAACTGGCCGCAGAAGCGGGACGCGATCCCTTCCTGTATCGCATGGCGCTCCTCGGCGGCGCACCGCGCATGGCGGAATGCCTGCGCCGGGCGACGAGGCTGGGCGAATGGGACGGCGCGCGCTCGGGCAGCGGACAGGGTGTTGCGATGGTGCGCATGGGCAACGATCCGCAGACGGCAGGCCATATCGCCTGCGTGGCACAGGCGGGCATGGGGGCCGGCGGTGCGCGGGTGACAAGGCTGTCGGCCACGGTCGACATCGGCAGGATCGTCAATCTCGACATCGCCCGCCAGCAGATCGAGGGCGGGCTGGTGTTCGGTCTGTCACTGGCGCTCGGTTCTTCGGTCAGGTTCGAAAACGGCCACCCGGTGCCGCGCAACATGGGTGCGCTCGGCCTGCCGCGTCTCGCCGACTGCCCGGACATCGTGGTCGATTTCATTTCGAGCGATGCGGAACCCTTCGACCCCGGAGAGCTTGGTGTAGCCGTGGCCGCGCCCGCTATCGCCAACGCACTCTTCGCGGCGACGGGCCTGAGGATGCGGCGCCTACCGCTGTTGTCAGAAGGTTTATGA
- a CDS encoding RsmB/NOP family class I SAM-dependent RNA methyltransferase, whose translation MAQPPGIHARKAALRLLDAIMRRGETLDTAFGAATKEVRKFEDKALARAIASEVLRWMVDLDAAIDSATKTNLPNDAKARMVLRMMLAQWLRLDTPPHAVLATGLPLLAGGPRRLAHGVFSTLSKQELALPEAPTLPADVAERWGERAGSIASGLANPPPLDLALKDAGETEVFKAKLAADSLMPGHLRLPRGENVEKLAGFGTKDGGGAWWVQDLAASLPARLLGEGEGRHVLDLCAAPGGKTLQLAAQGWKVTALDISKRRLDLLKQNLKRTELKAGTVRADALAWEPKHQFDAILLDAPCTATGTCRRHPDVLHRIGQRQIAEMAELQSALLERAQGWLKPGGTLIYAVCSLEGEEGEAQAERVRLQPHPITQDELPEGLSPTSEGWLRTDPGMLPDHGGLDGFFVARWQAE comes from the coding sequence ATGGCACAGCCCCCCGGAATTCATGCGCGCAAGGCCGCGCTTCGCCTGCTCGATGCAATCATGCGCCGCGGCGAGACGCTCGACACCGCCTTCGGCGCGGCCACCAAGGAGGTGCGCAAGTTCGAGGACAAGGCGCTTGCCCGCGCCATCGCCAGCGAGGTGCTGCGCTGGATGGTCGATCTCGACGCCGCGATCGACAGCGCGACCAAGACCAATCTGCCGAACGATGCAAAGGCACGCATGGTGCTGCGCATGATGCTGGCCCAGTGGCTGCGACTGGACACGCCGCCGCATGCAGTTCTGGCGACGGGACTGCCGCTGCTCGCAGGCGGTCCGCGCCGGCTTGCTCACGGTGTATTCTCGACGCTGAGCAAACAGGAACTCGCACTGCCCGAAGCGCCGACGCTGCCTGCCGATGTGGCGGAGCGTTGGGGGGAGAGGGCAGGCTCGATCGCCAGCGGTCTGGCCAATCCCCCGCCGCTCGACCTGGCGCTGAAGGATGCAGGCGAGACCGAGGTGTTCAAGGCGAAGCTTGCCGCCGACAGCCTGATGCCGGGCCATTTGCGCCTGCCGCGCGGCGAGAATGTCGAAAAGCTGGCGGGCTTCGGCACGAAAGACGGCGGCGGCGCATGGTGGGTGCAGGACCTTGCCGCCTCCTTGCCTGCGCGCCTGCTGGGTGAGGGCGAGGGCCGCCACGTCCTCGATTTGTGCGCTGCGCCCGGCGGCAAGACCCTGCAACTTGCCGCGCAAGGGTGGAAGGTCACCGCGCTCGATATCTCCAAGCGCCGCCTCGACCTCTTGAAACAGAACCTGAAGCGCACCGAATTGAAGGCCGGAACCGTGCGCGCCGACGCGCTGGCGTGGGAGCCGAAGCACCAGTTCGATGCGATCCTGCTCGACGCGCCCTGCACGGCGACCGGCACCTGCCGCCGCCACCCCGACGTGCTCCACCGCATCGGCCAACGCCAGATCGCGGAGATGGCCGAGCTCCAGTCCGCACTATTGGAGCGCGCCCAAGGCTGGCTGAAGCCCGGCGGCACGCTGATCTACGCCGTCTGCTCGCTGGAGGGTGAGGAGGGCGAAGCGCAGGCCGAACGCGTGAGGCTGCAGCCGCACCCGATAACGCAGGACGAACTGCCCGAGGGCCTGTCACCCACTTCCGAAGGCTGGCTGCGTACCGATCCCGGAATGCTGCCCGACCATGGCGGCCTCGACGGCTTTTTCGTCGCGCGTTGGCAGGCGGAGTAG
- the msrA gene encoding peptide-methionine (S)-S-oxide reductase MsrA, whose protein sequence is MAQQQAIVAGGCFWCTEAVMKDVIGVSDVESGYIGGDKPNPTYKEVCTGTTGHAEGVRVTFDDEQLALGDLYDVFLGTHDPTQLNRQGGDIGTQYRSAIFPLGDDQRAEAEAAIQRWNKDHAGQSAVTTIETGDWYPAEDYHQEYWDGEGQRNPYCLAVIPPKLMKLRKSFQKYLKPEA, encoded by the coding sequence ATGGCGCAGCAACAGGCGATTGTCGCAGGCGGATGCTTCTGGTGCACCGAAGCGGTGATGAAGGACGTGATCGGCGTAAGCGACGTCGAGAGCGGATATATCGGCGGCGACAAGCCGAACCCTACCTACAAGGAGGTCTGCACCGGCACGACCGGCCATGCCGAAGGCGTGCGCGTCACCTTTGACGATGAACAGCTTGCGCTGGGCGATCTCTACGACGTCTTCCTCGGCACGCACGACCCGACCCAGCTCAACCGCCAGGGCGGCGACATCGGCACCCAGTACCGCAGCGCCATCTTCCCCTTGGGCGACGACCAGCGCGCCGAGGCCGAAGCCGCCATCCAGCGCTGGAACAAGGACCACGCCGGACAGAGCGCGGTGACCACGATCGAGACGGGCGATTGGTACCCGGCAGAGGACTACCACCAGGAGTACTGGGACGGCGAAGGCCAGCGCAATCCCTATTGCCTCGCGGTCATCCCGCCCAAGCTGATGAAGCTTAGGAAGAGCTTCCAGAAGTACCTCAAGCCCGAGGCCTGA
- the hemH gene encoding ferrochelatase: protein MTWQDQKLPSDHPPVKSGKVGVLVVNLGTPDAPEKGAVKRYLGEFLSDRRVVEIPAIAWQPILRGIILNTRPKKSAHAYSQVWTEEGSPLAVITRKQAEAMQVRLGEGVIVDWAMRYGTPSIPERMQGLMDQGCERILLAPLYPQYSGATTATVVDKAADKLREMRWQASLRTLPPYHDDPAYIDALAVDLTRQLDALDFEPEVLLLSFHGMPQRTLEQGDPYHCHCHKTSRLLQEKLAGTGLRFRTTFQSRFGPAKWLEPATDKVLEEEAKAGTKRLAIAAPGFSADCLETLEELAIQGKEQFTEAGGEQFAALSCLNASDAGLDMLEHILRRELSGWI from the coding sequence TTGACCTGGCAGGATCAGAAACTCCCCAGTGACCATCCACCCGTGAAATCGGGCAAGGTTGGCGTGCTGGTGGTCAATCTCGGCACTCCCGATGCGCCTGAAAAGGGAGCGGTGAAGCGGTATCTCGGCGAATTCCTGTCGGACCGACGGGTGGTGGAAATCCCGGCGATCGCCTGGCAGCCGATCCTGCGCGGTATCATCCTCAACACCCGGCCTAAGAAAAGCGCACACGCCTATTCGCAGGTCTGGACCGAGGAAGGGTCCCCGCTTGCGGTAATCACCCGCAAGCAGGCCGAAGCAATGCAGGTGCGGCTGGGCGAGGGGGTCATCGTCGACTGGGCCATGCGCTACGGCACCCCGTCGATCCCCGAGCGGATGCAGGGGCTGATGGACCAGGGGTGCGAACGCATCCTGCTGGCTCCGCTCTATCCGCAATACAGCGGGGCAACGACCGCGACGGTTGTGGACAAAGCTGCGGACAAGCTGCGGGAAATGCGTTGGCAGGCGAGTCTGCGGACCCTCCCGCCCTATCACGACGACCCGGCCTATATCGATGCGCTCGCAGTGGATCTGACCCGCCAGCTGGACGCGCTCGATTTCGAACCCGAGGTCCTTTTGCTCAGCTTTCACGGCATGCCGCAGCGCACGCTGGAGCAGGGCGATCCCTATCACTGCCATTGCCACAAGACCTCGCGGCTGCTGCAGGAAAAGCTCGCCGGGACGGGCCTACGTTTCCGCACGACCTTCCAGTCGCGATTCGGTCCGGCCAAGTGGCTCGAGCCCGCCACCGACAAGGTTCTGGAAGAAGAAGCAAAGGCCGGGACCAAGCGGCTTGCCATTGCGGCACCCGGATTTTCGGCCGATTGCCTCGAGACGCTGGAAGAGCTTGCGATCCAGGGCAAGGAGCAGTTCACCGAGGCGGGTGGGGAGCAGTTTGCCGCCCTTTCCTGCCTCAATGCGTCGGACGCCGGGCTCGATATGCTCGAACATATATTGCGCAGGGAATTGTCGGGCTGGATTTAG
- a CDS encoding cytochrome P450, producing MATLAPHQPAEIAPTHWTEGNPSPDELAHIPGEGGWPVVGNTFKMLADPHGFTRRAVEKYGRVYKNKAFGGWNIALIGADANELVLFDRQKLFSSEQGWGPILDQLFPRGLMLMDFDHHRVDRRALSIAFKPGPMRHYSGSLNRGIAKRMDEWGAGDLQFYPAIKELTLDLAADSFIGIPWGPEADRINEAFVYMVQASVAPVRKPLPFTLMRKGVKGREFLVDYFTKETHRRRAEGGGQDMFSQFATAEYEDGSLMPVDEVVDHMNFLMMAAHDTITSSATSLVWLLAKNPEWQEKLRQEIESVTGGLDASGKARDLAYEDLGKLELTEMAFKEALRMVPPVPSTPRRALRSFEYGGYRIPAGAHVGINAHFVHHEEEHWETPHEFNPMHFTPEAVKARHKYAWVPFGGGAHMCLGLHFAYMQVKVLMAQMLPLYRIELAGGDPDWQAWPIPKPKDGLKVVLKKIS from the coding sequence ATGGCCACCCTCGCACCGCACCAACCGGCTGAAATCGCACCCACTCACTGGACCGAAGGCAATCCTTCGCCCGACGAGCTGGCGCATATTCCGGGGGAGGGCGGCTGGCCGGTCGTCGGCAACACTTTCAAGATGCTGGCCGATCCGCACGGCTTCACGCGCCGCGCGGTCGAGAAGTACGGCCGGGTCTACAAGAACAAGGCGTTTGGCGGCTGGAACATCGCCCTGATCGGTGCTGACGCGAACGAACTCGTGCTGTTCGACCGGCAGAAATTGTTCAGCAGCGAACAGGGCTGGGGGCCGATCCTCGACCAGCTCTTCCCGCGCGGGCTCATGCTGATGGATTTCGACCATCACCGCGTCGATCGCCGTGCGCTTTCCATCGCGTTCAAACCCGGACCGATGCGGCATTATTCCGGAAGCCTCAATCGCGGCATCGCTAAGCGCATGGACGAGTGGGGTGCGGGAGATCTGCAGTTCTATCCCGCGATCAAGGAACTGACCCTCGACCTCGCCGCAGACAGCTTCATCGGCATCCCCTGGGGCCCGGAAGCGGACCGCATCAACGAAGCCTTCGTCTACATGGTCCAGGCCAGCGTCGCGCCGGTACGCAAACCGCTACCGTTCACGCTGATGCGCAAGGGCGTGAAGGGCCGGGAATTCCTCGTCGATTACTTTACGAAGGAGACCCATCGCCGCCGCGCAGAGGGCGGGGGGCAGGACATGTTCAGCCAGTTCGCCACGGCGGAATATGAAGACGGCTCGCTCATGCCGGTCGACGAGGTTGTCGATCACATGAATTTCCTGATGATGGCGGCGCACGACACGATCACCTCAAGCGCAACCTCGCTCGTCTGGTTGCTGGCGAAGAACCCCGAATGGCAGGAAAAGCTGCGGCAGGAGATCGAAAGCGTGACCGGCGGGCTGGACGCCTCCGGAAAGGCGCGCGACCTTGCATACGAGGATCTCGGCAAGCTCGAACTGACCGAGATGGCGTTCAAGGAGGCGCTGCGCATGGTTCCGCCTGTGCCCTCTACCCCGCGCCGCGCCCTGCGTTCGTTCGAGTACGGCGGATATCGCATCCCGGCGGGCGCGCATGTCGGGATCAATGCCCATTTCGTCCACCACGAGGAAGAGCATTGGGAAACGCCGCACGAATTCAATCCCATGCACTTCACCCCCGAGGCGGTAAAGGCGCGCCACAAATATGCCTGGGTTCCCTTCGGCGGCGGTGCGCACATGTGTCTGGGCCTGCACTTTGCCTATATGCAGGTGAAGGTGCTGATGGCGCAGATGCTGCCGCTTTATCGGATCGAGCTGGCAGGGGGCGATCCCGATTGGCAGGCCTGGCCCATTCCCAAGCCCAAGGACGGGCTGAAAGTGGTCTTGAAGAAAATTTCATGA